A window of Candidatus Methylomirabilis lanthanidiphila contains these coding sequences:
- a CDS encoding dihydroorotate dehydrogenase, with the protein MKPDLRVTVAGIRMQNPVMTASGTFGYAQEFEPFLDLSRLGAIIVKTITRTPRTGNPPPRIVETPAGMLNAIGLQNVGVHAFIEDKLPYLRTLGPPIIVNIAGESIDDYVELAKRLSDHAGISGIELNISCPNVADGLIFGCNTVLANKLVACVRQATSLPLIPKLSPNVTDVVEIAQALADGGADALSLINTVIGMAIDVRSRRPKLSNVTGGLSGPAIRPVAVRMVWEVAQAVKLPLIGMGGIMTADDALEFLIAGATAVAVGTANFTSPSSAERVIDGIKAHMIDHKVGRVTDLIGSLDLTGTTREVTEWSR; encoded by the coding sequence GTGAAACCGGATCTGAGGGTGACTGTCGCTGGCATCCGTATGCAGAACCCGGTGATGACCGCCTCCGGGACCTTCGGCTATGCTCAGGAGTTCGAGCCGTTCCTGGACCTGTCTCGTCTGGGGGCCATCATCGTCAAGACCATCACACGTACGCCGCGTACCGGAAATCCGCCGCCTCGCATCGTCGAAACCCCTGCCGGCATGCTGAACGCCATCGGTCTGCAGAATGTCGGCGTACACGCATTCATCGAGGACAAACTGCCCTACCTCAGGACGTTGGGTCCGCCTATCATCGTCAACATTGCCGGCGAGTCGATCGATGACTATGTTGAGCTGGCGAAGCGGCTCAGCGACCACGCGGGCATCAGCGGGATCGAGTTGAATATCTCCTGCCCCAACGTGGCCGACGGCCTCATCTTCGGCTGTAACACCGTGCTGGCCAATAAACTGGTCGCGTGCGTACGACAGGCCACATCCCTCCCCCTCATCCCAAAGCTCTCCCCGAATGTCACCGATGTGGTGGAGATCGCGCAGGCGCTGGCGGATGGCGGGGCCGACGCGCTCTCCCTGATCAATACAGTGATCGGCATGGCCATTGACGTGCGAAGCCGGCGGCCGAAGCTCAGCAATGTGACGGGTGGGCTCTCCGGTCCTGCGATCCGGCCCGTCGCGGTCCGAATGGTCTGGGAGGTGGCGCAAGCGGTGAAGCTTCCACTGATCGGGATGGGCGGGATCATGACGGCCGACGACGCGCTGGAGTTCCTGATCGCCGGCGCCACGGCCGTCGCGGTCGGGACGGCGAACTTCACCTCGCCGAGCAGCGCAGAACGGGTCATCGACGGGATCAAGGCGCATATGATCGACCACAAGGTGGGGCGCGTGACCGATCTCATCGGGTCCTTGGATCTAACCGGCACCACGCGGGAGGTCACGGAATGGTCACGTTGA
- a CDS encoding toxin, which yields MKPFFWEPEKNEWLKRERGISFERAVLHIEQGDLLDILEHSNPQKYPGQRILVVRLEDYVYLVPCLELEDGVLLKTIFPSRKLTAQYLRKRIDND from the coding sequence GTGAAACCTTTCTTCTGGGAACCTGAGAAAAACGAATGGTTGAAACGCGAACGTGGGATTTCTTTTGAACGGGCAGTCCTCCACATCGAGCAGGGGGATTTGCTCGATATTCTGGAACACTCCAACCCCCAGAAATATCCAGGGCAACGCATCTTGGTTGTTCGACTCGAAGACTACGTATATCTCGTGCCGTGTCTCGAACTGGAGGACGGCGTACTGCTGAAGACCATCTTCCCGAGTCGGAAACTGACGGCACAGTACCTTCGGAAGAGGATTGATAATGACTAA
- a CDS encoding endonuclease III produces the protein MVTLRAAKGDIRTATPATANKILAILEHTYPDAHVTLDFKNPFELLIATIMAAQCTDERVNQVTKGLFKRYSTPKAFAEADPVELEDAIRSTGFYRNKARSIIGCCKKIMEEFGGQVPQTMEELITLPGVWRKTANIVLSNALGITAGIAVDTHVIRVANRLGLAQSDKPDEIEQQLCRIIPEKQWTRLTHLLVFHGRAVCMAKRPDCPRCPVLHLCPWPDKTA, from the coding sequence ATGGTCACGTTGAGAGCAGCGAAGGGTGACATTCGTACCGCCACGCCGGCTACGGCGAACAAGATCCTCGCCATCCTTGAGCACACCTACCCCGATGCTCACGTAACGCTGGACTTCAAGAACCCATTCGAACTGCTGATCGCCACGATCATGGCTGCCCAATGTACCGACGAGCGGGTTAACCAGGTCACAAAGGGGCTGTTCAAGCGGTATTCGACGCCGAAGGCCTTCGCCGAGGCCGATCCCGTCGAGCTGGAGGACGCGATCCGGTCGACAGGCTTTTACCGAAACAAGGCCAGGAGCATCATCGGCTGCTGCAAGAAGATCATGGAGGAGTTCGGCGGGCAGGTGCCGCAAACGATGGAGGAGTTGATCACGCTGCCCGGTGTCTGGCGCAAGACCGCCAATATCGTCCTGAGCAACGCCTTAGGCATCACCGCCGGGATCGCGGTGGACACTCATGTCATACGGGTGGCCAACCGTCTGGGCCTGGCACAGAGCGACAAGCCGGACGAGATCGAGCAGCAGCTCTGCCGGATCATTCCTGAAAAGCAGTGGACCCGCCTGACCCACCTGCTCGTCTTCCACGGCCGCGCCGTGTGTATGGCCAAGCGGCCCGACTGCCCCCGCTGCCCCGTCCTCCACCTCTGCCCCTGGCCGGATAAGACCGCCTGA
- a CDS encoding Branched chain amino acid: 2-keto-4-methylthiobutyrate aminotransferase / branched chain amino acid aminotransferase has product MAVVYLNGRYVQAERAKVSAFDRGFTYGDGLFETIRAYTGWVFSLDRHLGRLKKGADQIGIPFKGDVGKWRRVMGELLRRNRLQATDASLRLIVTRGPDVLGSLLPPDPPPSPTLLLVAKPLDAGIAERQHLGVGVMTVHWGNPFNPLQIKSLDYLYNMLATVQAKREGAQEALFVGTDGCVIEGATSNVFSVSQGILTTPPDSSGLLPGITRDVVIELAKREGLIVYEAPLSLDALLSADEAFLSGSLKEMTPLIAINSGKIGTGNPGPITRHLQQRYRAAVEEERARGLRSAKSPQSPLL; this is encoded by the coding sequence ATGGCCGTGGTCTATCTGAACGGGCGCTATGTGCAAGCCGAGCGGGCGAAGGTATCGGCATTTGACCGAGGATTCACGTATGGCGACGGCCTCTTCGAGACCATCCGGGCGTATACCGGATGGGTCTTCTCCCTCGATCGGCACCTGGGGCGCCTCAAGAAAGGTGCTGATCAGATCGGGATCCCGTTTAAAGGCGACGTGGGTAAGTGGCGGCGGGTGATGGGTGAACTGCTCCGGCGTAATCGCCTTCAGGCTACCGATGCGTCTTTGCGGCTGATAGTGACAAGAGGCCCGGACGTGCTGGGTTCCCTCCTGCCTCCCGATCCCCCCCCGTCACCCACACTGCTGTTGGTCGCCAAGCCATTGGATGCCGGAATTGCCGAACGTCAGCACCTCGGGGTCGGCGTGATGACCGTTCACTGGGGTAATCCATTCAACCCGCTTCAGATCAAGTCGCTGGACTACCTCTACAACATGCTGGCCACAGTACAGGCAAAGCGCGAAGGCGCCCAGGAGGCCCTGTTCGTAGGCACTGATGGTTGTGTCATCGAGGGGGCCACGAGCAACGTATTCTCGGTCTCACAGGGGATACTGACGACTCCTCCCGATAGTTCCGGACTCTTACCTGGGATTACCAGGGACGTGGTGATCGAGCTGGCGAAGCGGGAAGGTCTGATCGTTTACGAGGCCCCGCTGTCTCTCGATGCGCTCCTGTCCGCCGACGAGGCGTTCCTCAGCGGTTCCCTCAAGGAGATGACGCCCTTGATCGCAATCAACAGCGGCAAGATCGGTACCGGCAACCCCGGTCCCATTACCCGTCACCTGCAGCAGCGATACCGGGCCGCCGTCGAGGAGGAACGAGCGCGCGGTTTGCGGAGTGCGAAATCCCCCCAGTCCCCCCTTTTGTAA